The genomic segment TACTAAAAAAAATAATTCACAAATTACTATTTAATAGGTTTATAAATTTTTAGCATGGAAATATTTCATATCAGTGCAGAATGTTACCCAATGGCAAAAGTTGGCGGTTTGGCAGATGTAGTTGGCGCTTTACCTAAATATCAAACAAACACAGGCCATGAGGTTAGGGTTGTAGTTCCTTGTTATGATACAAAATTTAGACATGAAAACGATTTTGAATGTGTTCATTGGGGAAGTGTTAAGTTGGGAAATTTTAATTTTCCATTCAGTGTTTTAAAAGAAACTACAGATAAGCTTGGTTATGAATTGTATTTAATAGAAATCGATGAATTATTCAATCGCCCCAATATATACGGATATGAAGATGATATTGAGCGGTTTTTATCTTTTCAAATTGCAACTTTAGATTGGATTTTAGCGCGTAATTCAGTGCCGGATATTATTAATTGTCATGATCATCATACGGGAGTAATTCCGTTTATGACTAAATATGCCTATAAATATGAAAGGTTGAGTGCTGTAAAAACGGTTATTACGATTCATAATGGTTTGTATCAAGGTTGGTTTGGTTTTGACCAGCTTCAATATTTACCTGAATTTGATTTGATTCATGTTGGATTTTTAGAATGGAATAATTCTCTAAATTCTTTGGCAGTTGGAATTAAATGCGCTGATGCTGTTACAACTGTTTCTCCTAGTTATTTAAACGAAATAAATATCTCTGCAAATGGATTAGAAGGATTATTTAATTCTGTGCGATATAAATCAAGAGGAATTTTGAACGGTATTGATATTGAGGTTTGGGATCCTTGGAAAGATGAAATGATTGCCCAGAATTATTCTATTGAAACTTTTGAAACGGGAAAACAAGAGAATAAAGAAAAGTTATGTGAGCAATTTGAATTAGATCCAACAAAACCTTTATTTAGTTTTATTGGTCGTTTGTTTGAAGAAAAGGGCGGAGATTTATTGCCTCAGGCTTCGGCGCTTGCATTGTCTGAAAATTTCGAAAACATCAATATTTTGATTTTAGGATCTGGAAATTCCATTATAGAAGAGCAACTAGTGCAATTACGAAATGATCATACAGGCAATTACAATGTTTTTATTGGTTATAATGAAGGATTAGCCCATTTGATTTATGCTGGGTCAGATTATATTTTAATGCCGTCAAGAGTAGAACCTTGCGGATTAAATCAAATGTATGCTATGCGTTACGGAACGGTTCCGATTGTGAGAAGAACAGGTGGTTTGAGTGATACCGTTGTTGATTTTGGTGATAAAGGAAATGGTATATGCCATGATCAGGCTTCGGTTGGTGATATTTGTTACTCTATTAATCGTGCGGTCAAGTTGTATGACGATAAAATAAATTTCAATAAAATAGTAAAAAAGGGAATGGCAACAGATCATTCCTGGGAAAGAGTTTGTCAAGAATATATCGAGATATACAACCTAATAATTGAGAAAAATGAAATTTAAAAAGAAAAATGTAGTTGCTATTATTTTAGGAGGAGGACAAGGATCACGTTTGTTTCCGTTAACAGAAACAAGATCAAAACCTGCAGTACCGATTGGTGGAAAATACCGATTGGTTGATATTCCTATTTCGAATTGTATCAATTCTGATATTTTTAAAATATTTGTTTTGACGCAGTTTAACTCGGCATCTTTGAATGCTCATATCAAAAACACCTTTAATTTTAGTATTTTCAGTCAATCATTTGTTGATATTTTAGCAGCAGAACAAACTCCGGATAATCCAACATGGTTTCAGGGAACTGCAGATGCCGTTCGACAATGTATGTCACATTTTTTGAAACACGAATTCGATCATGCTTTAATTTTATCCGGAGATCAGTTGTATCAGATGGATTTTAATGAAATGCTGGAAGCTCATATCGCCGCAGATGCTGAAATTTCGATCGCTACTCTACCGGTAAATGCTAAAGATGCTCCTGAATTTGGGATTCTGAAAACGAATCATGAAAGTTGTATTGAAGCATTTATTGAGAAACCCGATGCTTCACTTTTGCCAGAATGGGAATCTGAAGTAAGCGAACAAATGCAGGAAAAAGGTAAAAAATATTTAGCCTCAATGGGAATTTATATTTTTAACCGTCAATTATTAGAAGATTTAATGGCAAATCCGGAAACGAAGGATTTTGGAAAAGAAATCATTCCGCAAGCTGTTGGAAAACATAAAATTTTGAGTTATCAATACGAGGGATATTGGACAGATATTGGAAATATTGAATCTTTCTTTGAGGCAAATATTGGTTTAACAGCTGATATTCCGGAATTTAATTTGTTTGATAATGACAATAAAATTTTTACAAGACCAAGGTTATTGCCTCCTTCAAAATTTAGAAATTCAATTATCAATCAATCGTTAATTTCTGAAGGTTGCATTATTAACGCAAAAGAAATTAAAAACTCTGTAATTGGTATTCGTTCCAGAATAGGAGAAGGTACTGTTCTTGAAAGTTGCTATGTGATGGGGAACGATTTTTATCAGGATCTGGATGAATTGAATCATGAAGCAAGTATTAATAAAATTCATGTGGGAATAGGCGAAAACTGCTTTATACAAAATACTTTGGTTGATAAAAATGTACGCATAGGGAACAATGTTCATATAAGCGGAGGTAAACATTTGGATAATTTTACGAACGAATTGTACAGTATCAAAGACGGAATTGTTGTAGTTAAAAAAGGAGCTATTCTCGCTGATAATTTCAGAATAGAGTAAAATATAAAAGTAAATATTCAATAAAAATAAAATCCAAATTCCAAACCCCAATCGCCTTAAAAACCAAATATGAATAAAGTTATCACGCATTCTCTATTTACTGATTTTGATATTGATTTATTCAAAGCCGGAAAACACTTCAAATTATACGAAAAATTAGGAGCGCATTTAGTTGAAGTTAACGGTGTAAAAGGCGTTTATTTTGCGGTTTGGGCTCCAACGGCTCAATCTGTTTCGGTAGTTGGTGATTTTAATTATTGGACACAAGGCGAGCATTTATTGCAAGTACGCTGGGATTCTTCAGGTATATGGGAAGGATTTATTCCGGAGCTTACAAAAGGATCACTTTACAAATATAAAATTCAATCGAACATAAACGGAATCGTAACCGAAAAGGCTGATCCGTTTGCTTTGTATTGTGAAAAACCGCCTCACACAGCTTCTGTTGTCTGGGATTTGGATTATAACTGGAAAGACGAAAATTGGATGCAATCCCGTCAGGCGAATAATGCTCTCGATAAGCCATATTCGGTTTATGAAGTGCATTTAGGATCCTGGAAACGTGCCGAAAATAATCGCTTTTTGACTTATTTAGAACTGGCAGACGATTTAGTAAAATATGTAAAAGAAACAGGTTTTACTCACGTAGAATTCATGCCAATTATGGAATATCCTTATGATCCTTCATGGGGTTATCAGTTAACTGGATATTTTGCGCCAACATCCCGTTTTGGGAAACCGCAGGATTTTATGGTTTTGGTCGATAAGTTGCATCAGGCTGGTATTGGTGTAATTTTAGATTGGGTTCCATCGCATTTTCCTGATGATGCACATGGTTTAGGATTCTTCGACGGATCTCATTTGTATGAGCATCCTGATCGTCGTAAAGGTTATCATCCGGACTGGAAAAGTTTGGTTTTTAATTATGGACGAAATGAAGTTCGGGCTTTCTTGATTAGTAATGCTGTTTTCTGGCTCCAACATTATCATGCCGATGGATTGAGAGTTGATGCTGTTGCTTCGATGTTATATCTTGATTATTCTAGAAATGATGGCGAATGGGAACCTAATATTTATGGCGGAAGGGAAAATCTTGAGGCCGTAAGTTTTCTTAAAGAATTTAATGAAGTAATCTATGCTAATTTTGATGGAGTTCAAACCATTGCTGAAGAAAGCACTTCTTTCCCGATGGTTTCAAGACCAACGTTTACAGGCGGTCTAGGTTTTGGAATGAAGTGGATGATGGGCTGGATGCACGATACTTTAAAATACTTTGAGAAGGAAACAGTTTATAGAAAATATCATCAGAATGATTTGACATTTTCAATGACGTATGCTTTTACGGAGAATTTTATGCTTCCGTTTTCACATGACGAAGTTGTTTATGGTAAAAAATCTATTGCTAATAAAATGCCGGGAGACGAATGGCAGAAATTTGCCAATTTAAGATTGCTCTATGGTTATATGTTCACGCATCCGGGAACTAAACTATTGTTTATGGGATCTGAATTTGGGCAAAGTGATGAATGGAATTTTGAGAAAAGTTTAGATTGGCATTTACTACAATATGATTATCATTCCGGCATAAAACAAGTAATTACAGATTTGAATCAATTGTATAAATCTCGTCCTGCATTGTATGAAAAACAATTTACAGGAGAAGGTTTTGAATGGATTAATTACTCAGATCATCAAAATGCGGTTTTATCTTATATCCGAAAAGGAAATAATGCCAATGAAAATTTGGTTGTAGTTTGTAATTTCACGCAAGTGGTAAGAGATAATTATCGAATTGGAGTTTCGCAAAAAGGCAAGCTTGAGGAAATTTTTAATAGTGATGCAACAATTTACGGAGGAAGTGGTGTTGAAAACCCCAAGTCAGTAAAAATAGAAGCTACACCTTATGATGGCAGGGATTTTTCTGTCGAATTAACTTTACCGCCTTTAAGCGTTACCGTTTATTCGTTTACATAAAAAAGAGTCGATTAATTTACGGGATGCCGTTTTATCAGTTTAATGTTTTTAAATTATCGAATCAGTGATTTTTTGAGTGGTTATTTAGCACTCATTCAGAAAAAACGTTTTCGTGAATAATCCTTTTATTCATAGGGGTTTACCAAGTTTTTTTGTATGTTTGAAATGAAGATTAGTTTTATACAATTAATTCATTAGCAATATGATTACAAATACATCATTAGAATATAAAGGCGATTTATATCCATCAAAAATTGCCTCATTTGTGCATGAAGGCGATTCTATTTTTTTTCACACTGACAATAAAGTAATCTTAAAAGTCACTATTCTTAGAGACAGTTTAATCCGGTTTCGTTTTACTACAAAAGGGTATTTTAGTAATGACTTTTCGTATGCGATTGATAAAACTCAGCTTCACGGTTATAATTTTCTGGAACTTACTGAAGAAGAAACCTATTTTCAGATTAAAACCAGTAAGGTCAAATGCAAAATTCAAAAAGCAGATCTTCGTTTGTCTATTTATGATTTGAATGATCTTTTGATTTTAGAAGATGAACTTGGCTTTCATTGGGAAGAAAGTTATGAATACGGTGGAAATATCGTAAAAATGAGTAAATCATCAAAAGACGGGGAATGTTTTTACGGTCTTGGTGATAAAGCCACACAGATGAATTTAAAAGGCAAAAGATTAGAAAATTTTGCTACAGATCAATATGCCTATCAAAAAGAACAAGATCCGTTATATAAAGTAGTTCCGTTTTATATTGGGTTGCACAACAAGCAATCTTACGGAATTTTCTTTGATAATACTTTCAGGACTTTCTTTGATTTTTGTCAGGAAAGAAGAAACGTTACCAGCTTTTGGGCTGAGGGCGGCGAAATGAATTATTATTTTATTTACGGCCCACAAATGCAGGATGTGGTTACCAATTATACAGATTTGACTGGTAAACCGGAATTACCGCCACTTTGGGTTCTGGGTTATCATCAATGTAAATGGAGTTATTATCCTGAGAGTAAAGTAAAAGAGATTACTTCAAAATTCAGAGAATTGAAAATTCCTTGCGATGCCATATATCTGGATATTGATTATATGGAAGGATTTCGATGTTTTACCTGGAATAAAGAATATTTTCCCGATCCAAAACGAATGGTTGCAGAATTAGCCGAAGACGGTTTTAAAACGGTTGTAATCATCGATCCGGGAATTAAAATCGATAAAGATTACTGGGTTTATAAAGAAGGTTTAGAGAAAGATTATTTCTGCAAAAGAGCTGATGGGCCTTATATGAAAGGAAAAGTTTGGCCAGGTGAATGTAATTTTCCAGATTATACAAATCCTGTAGTTAGAGAATGGTGGGCTGGATTATTTAAAGAATTAGTTTCAGAGATTGGTGTAAAAGGGGTTTGGAATGATATGAATGAACCTGCAGTTATGGAGGTTCCCAATAAAACCTTCCCGATGGATGTTCGTCACATTTACGATGGAAATCCTTGCAGTCACAGGAAAGCGCATAATATCTACGGAACACAAATGGCAAGGGCGACTTATCATGGCGTAAAACGATTTGCATATCCTAAACGTCCATTTGTAATAACAAGATCTGCTTATTCAGGAGCGCAGCGCTATACATCATCATGGACAGGAGATAACGTTGCAACTTGGGAACATTTATGGATTGCCAATATTCAGGTACAAAGAATGTGTATTTCAGGAATGGGTTTTACAGGTTCTGATATTGGAGGTTTTGCTGAACAACCAACAGGAGAATTATACGCACGTTGGATTCAATTGGGAGTTTTTCATCCGTTTTGCAGAACGCATTCTTCAGGAGATCATGGCAATCAGGAACCTTGGGCTTTTGATGAAGAAGTTATCAATATCACACGCAAATTTGTGAGTTTGCGTTACCAGTTATTACCTTATTTATATACCATGTTCTGGCAATATATTGAAGAAGGAATCCCAATGTTAAAACCATTAGTTTATTACGATCAGGATGATACACAAACGCATTATCGAAACGATGAATTCATCTTTGGAAACCAGATTTTAGTATGTCCAATTCTTGAACCTAATGCTGTAGGTAGACGTATGTATATACCAAGAGGTGAGTGGTATAACTATTGGACAAATGAATTTTCTTGCGGAGGAAGAGAAGTCTGGATTGATACCAAATTTGATGAAATTCCGGTTTTTATAAAAGCCGGAGCTATAATTCCAAAATATCCCGTACAGCAATATGTAGGCGAGCTTGAGTTTGATGAGTTAGTGCTTGATTTGTACTTTAAAAACGGAAAAGAGAAATCAGTAGTTTATGAAGATGCTCAGGATGGTTACGATTATAAAAAAGGACGTTATAGCTTTTTATCTTTTACAGCAGTAGGAAAAGAGAAGGAATTAATTGTACAATTGCATAAAGAAGGAAAATACGATACACCTTATAGCAAGTACAAAATCAATTTAATTGGATTGCCATTTAAAGTTGTGGAAATTGAAATTGATAATGAAATAGTAGCTTTTGATAAAATTGCGTTTGACGAAAATCATTTCTTAATTGTTGATAAAGAGTTTACTGAATTGCATATAACTGGAGAATGAGTAAATTCTAATAGATTTTAAGAAAATTATATAAAACCAGAAGTCATAATAATTGTATTTTTGTGTGTTGTAAAATTTCAAAATCATGAAAAAACATTTAATATTAGGGTTATCTGCCGTTGTTTTAGCCGGATGCGCAACGAATCCAATTACAGGAAAACAGAGTTTAAATTTTGTTTCAAACAGCGAACTATTTCCTACGTCATTTCAACAATATAGCACTTTTTTAACTGAGAATAAAGTTATTACAGGAACTGCTGATGCAAAAAGAGTTGACTTGGTAGGATCAAAAATAAAAGCTGCTGCCGAAAGATATCTTACTTATTTAGGTCAGTCACAGTACTTAAAAGATTATCGTTGGGAATATAAACTCGTAGATAACAAAGAAGTAAATGCATGGTGTCTTCCAGGAGGAAAAATTGTCGTTTACTCTGGAATTTTACCGGTAACTCAAAACGATTCAGGATTAGCTACTGTTATGGGGCATGAAGTTTCTCACGCATTAGCCAATCACGGAGCGCAAAGAATGTCTGCGGCACAGTTACAGCAAATAGGTGGTGCAGTTTTAG from the uncultured Flavobacterium sp. genome contains:
- a CDS encoding glucose-1-phosphate adenylyltransferase; its protein translation is MKFKKKNVVAIILGGGQGSRLFPLTETRSKPAVPIGGKYRLVDIPISNCINSDIFKIFVLTQFNSASLNAHIKNTFNFSIFSQSFVDILAAEQTPDNPTWFQGTADAVRQCMSHFLKHEFDHALILSGDQLYQMDFNEMLEAHIAADAEISIATLPVNAKDAPEFGILKTNHESCIEAFIEKPDASLLPEWESEVSEQMQEKGKKYLASMGIYIFNRQLLEDLMANPETKDFGKEIIPQAVGKHKILSYQYEGYWTDIGNIESFFEANIGLTADIPEFNLFDNDNKIFTRPRLLPPSKFRNSIINQSLISEGCIINAKEIKNSVIGIRSRIGEGTVLESCYVMGNDFYQDLDELNHEASINKIHVGIGENCFIQNTLVDKNVRIGNNVHISGGKHLDNFTNELYSIKDGIVVVKKGAILADNFRIE
- a CDS encoding M48 family metallopeptidase, with the protein product MKKHLILGLSAVVLAGCATNPITGKQSLNFVSNSELFPTSFQQYSTFLTENKVITGTADAKRVDLVGSKIKAAAERYLTYLGQSQYLKDYRWEYKLVDNKEVNAWCLPGGKIVVYSGILPVTQNDSGLATVMGHEVSHALANHGAQRMSAAQLQQIGGAVLDAATSNKSAQTKEIFSQAYGMGTQVGVMLPFSRSNESEADKIGLTLMAIAGYNPDDAIAFWTRMAAKSGAAGTPEFMSTHPSDATRIANLRALIPEARATALKVGIVK
- the glgB gene encoding 1,4-alpha-glucan branching protein GlgB; this encodes MNKVITHSLFTDFDIDLFKAGKHFKLYEKLGAHLVEVNGVKGVYFAVWAPTAQSVSVVGDFNYWTQGEHLLQVRWDSSGIWEGFIPELTKGSLYKYKIQSNINGIVTEKADPFALYCEKPPHTASVVWDLDYNWKDENWMQSRQANNALDKPYSVYEVHLGSWKRAENNRFLTYLELADDLVKYVKETGFTHVEFMPIMEYPYDPSWGYQLTGYFAPTSRFGKPQDFMVLVDKLHQAGIGVILDWVPSHFPDDAHGLGFFDGSHLYEHPDRRKGYHPDWKSLVFNYGRNEVRAFLISNAVFWLQHYHADGLRVDAVASMLYLDYSRNDGEWEPNIYGGRENLEAVSFLKEFNEVIYANFDGVQTIAEESTSFPMVSRPTFTGGLGFGMKWMMGWMHDTLKYFEKETVYRKYHQNDLTFSMTYAFTENFMLPFSHDEVVYGKKSIANKMPGDEWQKFANLRLLYGYMFTHPGTKLLFMGSEFGQSDEWNFEKSLDWHLLQYDYHSGIKQVITDLNQLYKSRPALYEKQFTGEGFEWINYSDHQNAVLSYIRKGNNANENLVVVCNFTQVVRDNYRIGVSQKGKLEEIFNSDATIYGGSGVENPKSVKIEATPYDGRDFSVELTLPPLSVTVYSFT
- a CDS encoding glycoside hydrolase family 31 protein; amino-acid sequence: MITNTSLEYKGDLYPSKIASFVHEGDSIFFHTDNKVILKVTILRDSLIRFRFTTKGYFSNDFSYAIDKTQLHGYNFLELTEEETYFQIKTSKVKCKIQKADLRLSIYDLNDLLILEDELGFHWEESYEYGGNIVKMSKSSKDGECFYGLGDKATQMNLKGKRLENFATDQYAYQKEQDPLYKVVPFYIGLHNKQSYGIFFDNTFRTFFDFCQERRNVTSFWAEGGEMNYYFIYGPQMQDVVTNYTDLTGKPELPPLWVLGYHQCKWSYYPESKVKEITSKFRELKIPCDAIYLDIDYMEGFRCFTWNKEYFPDPKRMVAELAEDGFKTVVIIDPGIKIDKDYWVYKEGLEKDYFCKRADGPYMKGKVWPGECNFPDYTNPVVREWWAGLFKELVSEIGVKGVWNDMNEPAVMEVPNKTFPMDVRHIYDGNPCSHRKAHNIYGTQMARATYHGVKRFAYPKRPFVITRSAYSGAQRYTSSWTGDNVATWEHLWIANIQVQRMCISGMGFTGSDIGGFAEQPTGELYARWIQLGVFHPFCRTHSSGDHGNQEPWAFDEEVINITRKFVSLRYQLLPYLYTMFWQYIEEGIPMLKPLVYYDQDDTQTHYRNDEFIFGNQILVCPILEPNAVGRRMYIPRGEWYNYWTNEFSCGGREVWIDTKFDEIPVFIKAGAIIPKYPVQQYVGELEFDELVLDLYFKNGKEKSVVYEDAQDGYDYKKGRYSFLSFTAVGKEKELIVQLHKEGKYDTPYSKYKINLIGLPFKVVEIEIDNEIVAFDKIAFDENHFLIVDKEFTELHITGE
- a CDS encoding glycogen synthase, whose translation is MEIFHISAECYPMAKVGGLADVVGALPKYQTNTGHEVRVVVPCYDTKFRHENDFECVHWGSVKLGNFNFPFSVLKETTDKLGYELYLIEIDELFNRPNIYGYEDDIERFLSFQIATLDWILARNSVPDIINCHDHHTGVIPFMTKYAYKYERLSAVKTVITIHNGLYQGWFGFDQLQYLPEFDLIHVGFLEWNNSLNSLAVGIKCADAVTTVSPSYLNEINISANGLEGLFNSVRYKSRGILNGIDIEVWDPWKDEMIAQNYSIETFETGKQENKEKLCEQFELDPTKPLFSFIGRLFEEKGGDLLPQASALALSENFENINILILGSGNSIIEEQLVQLRNDHTGNYNVFIGYNEGLAHLIYAGSDYILMPSRVEPCGLNQMYAMRYGTVPIVRRTGGLSDTVVDFGDKGNGICHDQASVGDICYSINRAVKLYDDKINFNKIVKKGMATDHSWERVCQEYIEIYNLIIEKNEI